From the genome of Streptomyces sp. NBC_01260, one region includes:
- the sucB gene encoding 2-oxoglutarate dehydrogenase, E2 component, dihydrolipoamide succinyltransferase produces MSVSVTLPALGESVTEGTVTRWLKAEGERVEADEPLLEVSTDKVDTEIPAPASGILAAIKVAEDETVEVGAELAVIDDGTGAPAAAAAPAAEPEAAPAPAPAPAPAVEAPAAAPAPAAEAPAAAPAGGAAGTDVTLPALGESVTEGTVTRWLKEVGEEVTEDEPLLEVSTDKVDTEIPAPVSGVLLEIVVAEDETAEVGAKLAVIGAPGAAPAAAPAAAPAAAPAAAAPAPAAAAPAPAAPAAPPAPAPAAPAPAAPAPAAPAAPVAAPAPAAPAPAAAAPAPAPVTPAAPAAPAATSGDDGAYVTPLVRKLAAENSVDLGAVKGTGVGGRIRKQDVVAAAEAAKAAAAPAPAAVPAGGHAASKAPKLEVSPLRGQTVKMTRMRKVIGENMMKALHSQAQLTTVVEVDVTKLMKLRNKAKDAFAAREGVKLSPMPFYVKAAAQALKAHPVVNARINEDEGTITYFDSENIGIAVDAEKGLMTPVIKGAGDLNIAGISKKTAELAGKARGGGLTPDDMSGATFTISNTGSRGALFDTVIVPPNQAAILGIGATVKRPAVIETAEGTVIGVRDMTYLSLSYDHRLVDGADAARYLTAVKAILEAGEFEVELGL; encoded by the coding sequence ATGTCGGTTTCCGTAACCCTTCCGGCGCTCGGCGAGAGCGTCACCGAGGGCACTGTCACCCGTTGGCTGAAGGCCGAGGGCGAGCGCGTCGAGGCCGACGAGCCGTTGCTCGAGGTCTCGACCGACAAGGTCGACACCGAGATCCCGGCCCCCGCCTCCGGCATCCTGGCCGCCATCAAGGTCGCCGAGGACGAGACCGTCGAGGTCGGCGCCGAGCTGGCCGTCATCGACGACGGCACCGGCGCGCCGGCTGCCGCAGCAGCGCCGGCCGCCGAGCCCGAGGCCGCCCCGGCACCGGCACCGGCACCGGCACCGGCTGTCGAGGCCCCCGCCGCCGCTCCGGCCCCCGCAGCCGAGGCTCCGGCCGCCGCCCCGGCCGGTGGCGCCGCCGGGACCGACGTCACCCTTCCGGCGCTCGGCGAGAGCGTCACCGAGGGCACCGTCACCCGCTGGCTGAAGGAGGTCGGCGAGGAGGTCACGGAGGACGAGCCCCTCCTGGAGGTCTCCACGGACAAGGTCGACACCGAGATCCCGGCCCCGGTTTCCGGTGTGCTGCTGGAGATCGTCGTCGCCGAGGACGAGACCGCCGAGGTCGGCGCCAAGCTCGCCGTCATCGGTGCTCCCGGTGCCGCTCCGGCCGCTGCTCCGGCCGCCGCTCCGGCCGCTGCTCCGGCCGCCGCTGCTCCGGCTCCGGCCGCCGCTGCCCCGGCGCCCGCCGCCCCGGCTGCTCCGCCTGCTCCGGCACCGGCCGCTCCCGCGCCGGCCGCCCCGGCTCCGGCGGCTCCGGCCGCACCGGTCGCCGCTCCGGCACCGGCCGCTCCGGCGCCCGCCGCCGCTGCTCCGGCTCCGGCTCCGGTCACCCCGGCGGCCCCGGCCGCTCCGGCCGCGACCTCCGGTGACGACGGCGCGTACGTCACGCCGCTGGTCCGCAAGCTCGCCGCCGAGAACAGCGTCGACCTGGGCGCGGTCAAGGGCACCGGCGTCGGTGGCCGTATCCGCAAGCAGGACGTCGTCGCCGCCGCGGAGGCCGCCAAGGCCGCCGCTGCCCCGGCACCCGCCGCCGTGCCTGCCGGAGGCCATGCCGCCTCCAAGGCGCCGAAGCTGGAGGTGTCCCCGCTGCGCGGTCAGACGGTCAAGATGACCCGCATGCGCAAGGTCATCGGCGAGAACATGATGAAGGCGCTGCACTCGCAGGCTCAGCTGACCACGGTCGTCGAGGTCGACGTCACCAAGCTGATGAAGCTGCGCAACAAGGCGAAGGACGCCTTCGCGGCCCGTGAGGGCGTCAAGCTCTCCCCGATGCCGTTCTACGTCAAGGCCGCTGCCCAGGCGCTGAAGGCCCACCCGGTCGTCAACGCCCGGATCAACGAGGACGAAGGCACGATCACGTACTTCGACTCGGAGAACATCGGCATCGCCGTGGACGCCGAGAAGGGTCTGATGACCCCGGTCATCAAGGGTGCGGGCGACCTCAACATCGCCGGTATCTCGAAGAAGACCGCCGAGCTGGCCGGCAAGGCCCGCGGTGGCGGCCTGACGCCGGACGACATGTCCGGTGCCACCTTCACCATCAGCAACACCGGCTCGCGCGGTGCGCTGTTCGACACCGTCATCGTGCCGCCGAACCAGGCAGCCATCCTGGGCATCGGCGCCACCGTCAAGCGTCCGGCCGTCATCGAGACCGCCGAGGGCACCGTCATCGGCGTCCGCGACATGACGTACCTCTCGCTCTCCTACGACCACCGTCTGGTGGACGGCGCGGACGCCGCCCGTTACCTGACCGCGGTCAAGGCGATCCTGGAGGCCGGTGAGTTCGAGGTCGAGCTCGGCCTCTGA
- the lpdA gene encoding dihydrolipoyl dehydrogenase: MANDASTVFDLVILGGGSGGYAAALRGAQLGLDVALIEKGKVGGTCLHNGCIPTKALLHAGEIADQAREADQFGVKATFEGIDMEAVHKYKDDVISGLYKGLQGLIASRKVHYIEGEGRLSSPTSVDVNGQRIQGRHVLLATGSVPKSLPGLEIDGNRVISSDHALKLDRVPKSAIVLGGGVIGVEFASAWKSFGTDVTIIEGLKHLVPVEDENSSKLLERAFRKRGIKFNLGTFFQGVEYTQDGVRVTLADGKTFEAELLLVAIGRGPVSQGLGYEEAGVAMDRGYVLVDEYMRTNVETISAVGDLAPTLQLAHVGFAEGILVAERLAGLKTVPIDYDGVPKVTYCHPEVASVGITEAKAKELYGADKVVALKYNLAGNGKSKILKTAGEIKLVQVKDGAVVGVHMVGDRMGEQVGEAQLIYNWEALPAEVAQLIHAHPTQNEAMGEAHLALAGKPLHSHD; encoded by the coding sequence GTGGCGAACGACGCCAGCACCGTTTTCGACCTAGTGATCCTCGGCGGTGGTAGCGGCGGTTATGCCGCGGCCCTGCGCGGAGCGCAGCTGGGCCTGGACGTCGCTCTGATCGAGAAGGGCAAGGTCGGCGGCACCTGCCTGCACAACGGCTGCATCCCGACGAAGGCCCTGCTGCACGCCGGTGAGATCGCCGACCAGGCGCGCGAGGCCGACCAGTTCGGTGTCAAGGCCACCTTCGAGGGCATCGACATGGAGGCCGTCCACAAGTACAAGGACGACGTGATCTCGGGCCTGTACAAGGGGCTGCAGGGTCTCATCGCCTCCCGCAAGGTGCACTACATCGAGGGTGAGGGACGGCTCTCCTCCCCCACCTCGGTGGATGTGAACGGCCAGCGCATCCAGGGCCGCCACGTGCTCCTGGCGACCGGCTCCGTGCCGAAGTCGCTCCCGGGCCTGGAGATCGACGGCAACCGCGTCATCTCCTCGGACCACGCGCTGAAGCTGGACCGGGTCCCGAAGTCGGCGATCGTGCTGGGCGGCGGCGTCATCGGCGTCGAGTTCGCCTCGGCGTGGAAGTCCTTCGGCACCGACGTCACCATCATCGAGGGCCTGAAGCACCTGGTCCCGGTCGAGGACGAGAACAGCTCGAAGCTTCTTGAGCGCGCGTTCCGCAAGCGCGGCATCAAGTTCAACCTCGGTACGTTCTTCCAGGGTGTCGAGTACACCCAGGACGGCGTCCGCGTGACCCTCGCCGACGGCAAGACCTTCGAGGCCGAGCTGCTGCTGGTCGCCATCGGCCGCGGCCCCGTCTCGCAGGGCCTCGGTTACGAGGAGGCCGGTGTCGCGATGGACCGCGGCTACGTCCTCGTCGACGAGTACATGCGGACGAACGTGGAGACCATCTCGGCCGTGGGCGACCTGGCCCCGACGCTCCAGCTCGCGCACGTCGGCTTCGCCGAGGGCATCCTCGTCGCGGAGCGGCTGGCCGGTCTGAAGACCGTTCCGATCGACTACGACGGTGTCCCGAAGGTGACGTACTGCCACCCCGAGGTCGCCTCCGTCGGTATCACCGAGGCCAAGGCCAAGGAGCTCTACGGAGCGGACAAGGTCGTCGCCCTCAAGTACAACCTCGCGGGCAACGGCAAGAGCAAGATCCTCAAGACCGCGGGCGAGATCAAGCTCGTCCAGGTCAAGGACGGTGCCGTGGTCGGCGTCCACATGGTCGGTGACCGTATGGGCGAGCAGGTCGGCGAAGCCCAGCTGATCTACAACTGGGAGGCGCTGCCGGCTGAGGTCGCGCAGCTCATCCACGCCCACCCCACGCAGAACGAGGCGATGGGCGAGGCCCACCTGGCTCTGGCCGGCAAGCCTCTGCACTCCCACGACTGA
- a CDS encoding leucyl aminopeptidase: MTALTLSTSGAATLRADALVVGVAKGVKGLVLAPGAEAVDKAFGGKLANVLETLGACGAEGELTKLPAPDGLKAPVVIAAGLGPVPEKDGAYDAEALRRAAGCAARSLTGSKKAGFALPVGSVEDAEAIAEGALLGAYAFTAYQRGENKLAPKAAGGAKLPLAEVALLGAKPRDKAFKAAAERAVALVEEINRARDLINTPPNDLYPESFAAVATAAGKEHGIKVQVLDEKALVKGGYGGLLGVGQGAARGPRLVKLAYTHPKAEKTLALVGKGITYDSGGISLKPAGHNETMKCDMAGAAAVFAAVVAAARLGLRVNVTGWLALAENMPSGNATRPGDVLNMYSGKTVEVLNTDAEGRLVLADALTRASEEKPDAIVDVATLTGAMVLALGNRTFGIMANDDAFRTSIHEIADEVGEASWPMPLPADLRKGMDSPTADIANMGERMGGGLVAGLFLQEFVGEGIAWAHLDIAGPAFHEGAPYGYTPKGGTGSAVRTLVKLAERTAAGDLG; this comes from the coding sequence GTGACTGCTCTCACTCTCAGCACCTCCGGTGCGGCGACGCTGCGCGCCGACGCACTCGTCGTCGGCGTCGCCAAGGGCGTCAAGGGCCTGGTCCTCGCACCGGGCGCCGAGGCCGTGGACAAGGCGTTCGGCGGAAAGCTCGCCAACGTCCTGGAGACCCTGGGCGCCTGTGGTGCCGAGGGCGAACTGACCAAGCTCCCCGCACCCGACGGCCTGAAGGCCCCGGTCGTCATCGCGGCCGGACTCGGCCCGGTCCCGGAGAAGGACGGCGCCTACGACGCCGAGGCACTGCGCCGGGCCGCGGGCTGCGCCGCCCGCTCGCTCACAGGCTCGAAGAAGGCCGGCTTCGCGCTGCCCGTCGGCTCCGTCGAGGACGCCGAGGCCATCGCCGAGGGCGCGCTGCTGGGCGCGTACGCCTTCACCGCCTACCAGCGCGGCGAGAACAAGCTGGCCCCCAAGGCCGCCGGTGGCGCCAAGCTGCCGCTCGCCGAGGTGGCCCTGCTCGGCGCCAAGCCCCGCGACAAGGCGTTCAAGGCCGCCGCGGAGCGCGCCGTCGCGCTGGTCGAGGAGATCAACCGCGCCCGCGACCTGATCAACACCCCGCCGAACGACCTGTACCCCGAGTCCTTCGCCGCCGTGGCCACCGCCGCGGGCAAGGAGCACGGCATCAAGGTGCAGGTGCTCGACGAGAAGGCACTCGTCAAGGGCGGCTACGGCGGCCTGCTCGGCGTCGGACAGGGCGCGGCCCGCGGTCCGCGCCTGGTGAAGCTCGCCTACACCCACCCGAAGGCGGAGAAGACCCTGGCCCTGGTGGGCAAGGGCATCACCTACGACTCGGGCGGCATCTCGCTGAAGCCGGCCGGCCACAACGAGACGATGAAGTGCGACATGGCCGGCGCCGCCGCCGTGTTCGCCGCCGTCGTCGCGGCCGCCCGCCTGGGCCTGCGCGTCAACGTCACCGGCTGGCTGGCGCTGGCCGAGAACATGCCGTCGGGCAACGCCACCCGCCCCGGTGACGTGCTGAACATGTACAGCGGCAAGACCGTCGAGGTCCTCAACACGGACGCCGAGGGCCGTCTCGTCCTCGCCGACGCGCTGACCCGCGCCTCCGAGGAGAAGCCGGACGCGATCGTCGACGTGGCGACCCTGACCGGCGCGATGGTGCTGGCCCTGGGCAACCGCACCTTCGGCATCATGGCGAACGACGACGCCTTCCGCACCTCGATCCACGAGATCGCCGACGAGGTCGGTGAGGCCTCCTGGCCGATGCCGCTCCCCGCCGACCTGCGCAAGGGCATGGACTCCCCGACCGCCGACATCGCCAACATGGGCGAGCGGATGGGCGGCGGCCTGGTGGCCGGTCTGTTCCTCCAGGAGTTCGTGGGCGAGGGCATCGCCTGGGCCCACCTGGACATCGCGGGCCCGGCCTTCCACGAGGGCGCCCCGTACGGCTACACACCGAAGGGCGGCACCGGATCCGCGGTCCGCACCCTGGTGAAGCTGGCGGAGCGCACCGCAGCCGGAGACCTCGGCTGA
- a CDS encoding endo alpha-1,4 polygalactosaminidase, which yields MRERVATRVTGGPAVLPVTVLILLAVLAGCAPAPESAGSGRPAAGRWRPGPGTDWQWQLSGRLDTTVDAPVYDIDGFDHDAAQVSGLHRKGRKVICYLSTGAWEEFRPDADDFPAAVLGKSNGWAGERWLDIRRTGVLEPLMETRIAMCAKKGFDAVEPDNMDGYRNRTGFPLTAADQLRYNRLIARVAHRHGLAVGLKNDLPQIPQLVGDFDFAVNEQCAQYEECEDLTPFVKAGKAVFHVEYELPVARFCAQSRRLGLSSLLKKYELGVWRRECPAAGS from the coding sequence ATGCGCGAACGGGTGGCCACACGTGTGACCGGAGGGCCGGCTGTGCTGCCCGTCACCGTACTGATTCTGCTGGCCGTGCTGGCGGGCTGTGCCCCGGCGCCGGAATCCGCCGGGTCCGGCCGGCCCGCAGCGGGGCGCTGGCGGCCCGGACCGGGCACCGACTGGCAGTGGCAGCTCTCCGGCCGGCTGGACACCACCGTGGACGCCCCGGTGTACGACATCGACGGCTTCGATCACGACGCGGCCCAGGTGTCCGGGCTGCACCGCAAGGGGCGCAAGGTCATCTGCTACCTCTCCACCGGCGCCTGGGAGGAGTTCCGGCCGGACGCGGACGACTTCCCCGCCGCGGTCCTCGGGAAGAGCAACGGCTGGGCCGGGGAGCGCTGGCTCGACATCCGCCGCACCGGTGTCCTGGAGCCGCTGATGGAGACCCGGATCGCCATGTGCGCGAAGAAGGGCTTCGACGCGGTGGAGCCCGACAACATGGACGGCTACCGCAACCGGACCGGCTTCCCGCTGACCGCCGCCGACCAGCTGCGCTACAACCGGCTCATCGCCCGCGTCGCCCACCGCCACGGCCTCGCCGTCGGCCTGAAGAACGACCTCCCGCAGATTCCGCAGCTGGTGGGGGACTTCGACTTCGCGGTGAACGAACAGTGCGCCCAGTACGAGGAGTGCGAGGACCTCACCCCGTTCGTGAAGGCGGGCAAGGCGGTCTTCCACGTGGAGTACGAGCTGCCCGTGGCGCGGTTCTGCGCGCAGTCCCGGCGGCTGGGGCTGAGCTCGCTGCTCAAGAAGTACGAGCTCGGCGTCTGGCGCAGGGAGTGCCCGGCGGCCGGGAGCTGA
- a CDS encoding adenosylcobinamide-GDP ribazoletransferase: MTSLNSHGIRFAFGTLTVIPVRVTRWDRGAARAGMLCAPLAGLVVGVLAAVPGSLLLLFGSGPLLAAVVSAAVPAALTRGLHLDGLADTADGLGSGKPAEDALRIMKQSDIGPFGVITLLFVLLAQVAVLQQLYAQSWVRGAVAAVAAGAVARLALTLASRSGVPAARPEGLGAAVAGTVPVRGAVAVALVTVAACAGAGALLGGYGALRYGLAALTALAVAQLLLRHCVRRFGGVTGDVFGALAETAATVTLVGLALG; this comes from the coding sequence GTGACCTCCCTGAACAGCCACGGCATACGTTTCGCCTTCGGCACCCTCACCGTGATCCCCGTCCGCGTCACCCGCTGGGACCGCGGGGCCGCGCGGGCCGGAATGCTGTGCGCCCCGCTGGCCGGTCTGGTCGTGGGGGTCCTCGCGGCGGTGCCCGGGAGCCTGTTGCTGCTGTTCGGCTCGGGGCCGCTGCTCGCCGCGGTCGTCTCCGCCGCGGTGCCGGCGGCCCTCACCAGGGGGCTGCATCTCGACGGTCTCGCGGACACCGCCGACGGCCTCGGCAGCGGAAAGCCGGCCGAGGACGCGCTGCGGATCATGAAGCAGTCGGACATTGGACCATTCGGTGTGATCACCCTGCTGTTCGTGCTGCTGGCACAGGTGGCGGTCCTTCAGCAGCTGTACGCGCAGAGCTGGGTGCGGGGTGCGGTGGCGGCCGTCGCGGCCGGGGCCGTCGCCCGGCTCGCCCTCACCCTGGCTTCCCGCAGCGGGGTCCCGGCGGCCCGGCCGGAAGGGCTGGGCGCCGCGGTGGCCGGCACGGTCCCGGTCCGCGGCGCGGTGGCGGTCGCGCTCGTGACGGTGGCGGCCTGTGCGGGCGCGGGAGCGCTGCTCGGCGGGTACGGGGCGCTGCGGTACGGCCTCGCCGCCCTGACCGCTCTCGCGGTCGCCCAGCTGCTCCTGCGCCACTGCGTGCGGCGCTTCGGCGGGGTGACCGGCGATGTGTTCGGGGCGCTGGCGGAGACGGCGGCGACCGTGACGCTGGTGGGGCTGGCGCTCGGCTGA
- a CDS encoding phosphatidylglycerol lysyltransferase domain-containing protein, with translation MGEVRLASEESGRGAVQPQSTVRSQRSAAFAIWYLRVVSFINFLSAVWVTLGQDLRRHNTENYFTPYLLTAGFSSGVVALFLAVTMRRRKRAAWIVNMALSGLTLLLFAAVIGFPEIRRYPQNWISLVLTASFVLALALGRREFYAKGDRSNPKLAALVAVVGLLVASLIATALVTVTNTAHDGARSTFLDRWRYGALRLVSVADNDTLIPGITTPGWVNVVINIMSTLLLIAVVYAAFRSRRAVDPISPQDEEALRVLLDKHGQRDSLGYFALRREKSVIWSPTGKAAVTYRVVGGVSLASGDPIGDPEAWPGAIGPWLAEAREHGWTPAAMGVSEEGGNVYARHGLDALELGDEAIVETAEFTLEGRAMRTVRQAYNRVKRAGYDVTVRRHEEIPEAEMAELVRRADDWRDGATERGFSMALGRLGDPADGQCVMLECRDINTAPADGDGPGELRAVLSFVPWGPNGLSLDLMRRDRNAENGLMEFMVIELLQRAEKIGIAQVSLNFAMFRSVFERGSRLGAGPVLRLWRSLLSFFSRWWQIESLYRANAKYRPIWEPRYMLFEKSSDLLRIGIAAGRAEGFLEAPGLPKWLHRSHLGPRG, from the coding sequence ATGGGAGAGGTCAGATTGGCCAGCGAGGAATCCGGACGGGGCGCCGTCCAGCCGCAAAGCACCGTCCGGTCGCAACGCAGCGCGGCCTTCGCCATCTGGTACCTGCGCGTCGTGTCGTTCATCAACTTCCTGAGCGCCGTCTGGGTCACCTTGGGCCAGGATCTGCGGCGTCACAACACCGAGAACTACTTCACGCCCTATCTGCTCACCGCGGGCTTCTCCTCCGGGGTGGTGGCGCTCTTCCTCGCGGTCACCATGCGGCGGCGCAAACGGGCCGCGTGGATCGTCAACATGGCGCTGAGCGGGCTCACCCTGCTGCTCTTCGCCGCGGTGATCGGCTTCCCGGAGATCCGCCGGTACCCGCAGAACTGGATCTCGCTGGTCCTTACCGCCTCCTTCGTCCTCGCGCTGGCCCTCGGCCGGCGCGAGTTCTACGCCAAGGGCGACCGGTCCAATCCGAAACTGGCCGCGCTGGTGGCGGTCGTCGGGCTGCTGGTCGCCTCGCTGATCGCCACGGCTCTGGTCACGGTCACCAACACCGCGCACGACGGGGCCCGTTCGACGTTCCTGGACCGCTGGCGCTACGGCGCGCTGCGGCTGGTGTCCGTCGCCGACAACGACACCCTGATCCCCGGGATCACCACGCCCGGCTGGGTCAACGTCGTGATCAACATCATGTCGACGCTGCTGCTGATCGCCGTCGTGTACGCGGCCTTCCGCTCCCGCCGGGCGGTCGACCCGATCAGCCCGCAGGACGAGGAGGCGTTGCGCGTCCTGCTCGACAAGCACGGCCAGCGGGATTCGCTCGGGTACTTCGCGCTGCGCCGCGAGAAGAGCGTCATCTGGTCGCCGACCGGGAAGGCGGCCGTCACCTACCGGGTGGTCGGCGGGGTCTCACTGGCCTCCGGTGATCCGATCGGCGACCCGGAGGCCTGGCCCGGGGCGATCGGCCCCTGGCTGGCCGAGGCCCGCGAGCACGGCTGGACCCCGGCGGCGATGGGGGTCAGCGAGGAGGGCGGCAACGTCTACGCCCGGCACGGACTCGACGCCCTGGAGCTCGGGGACGAAGCGATCGTGGAGACCGCCGAGTTCACCCTGGAGGGACGGGCGATGCGCACCGTCCGCCAGGCGTACAACCGGGTCAAGCGGGCCGGGTACGACGTGACGGTGCGCCGTCACGAGGAGATCCCCGAGGCCGAGATGGCCGAACTGGTGCGCAGGGCCGACGACTGGCGCGACGGGGCGACCGAGCGCGGCTTCTCGATGGCGCTGGGGCGGCTCGGCGACCCGGCCGACGGCCAGTGCGTGATGCTCGAATGCCGGGACATCAACACCGCGCCCGCCGATGGCGACGGTCCCGGCGAGCTGCGCGCCGTGCTGAGCTTCGTCCCCTGGGGCCCGAACGGCCTCTCGCTCGACCTGATGCGCCGTGACCGGAACGCCGAGAACGGCCTGATGGAGTTCATGGTCATCGAACTCCTGCAACGGGCCGAGAAGATCGGCATCGCTCAGGTCTCGCTGAACTTCGCGATGTTCCGCTCGGTCTTCGAGCGGGGATCGCGGCTCGGCGCCGGGCCGGTGCTGAGGCTGTGGCGGTCGCTGCTCAGCTTCTTCTCGCGCTGGTGGCAGATCGAATCGCTGTACCGCGCCAACGCCAAGTACCGGCCGATCTGGGAACCGCGCTACATGCTCTTCGAGAAGAGCTCCGACCTGCTGCGCATCGGCATCGCGGCGGGACGCGCCGAAGGGTTCCTGGAGGCGCCCGGTCTGCCCAAGTGGCTGCACCGCTCGCACCTCGGACCGCGTGGATGA
- the cobT gene encoding nicotinate-nucleotide--dimethylbenzimidazole phosphoribosyltransferase, whose translation MNLDDFSDLIERPDGGVRRDAEERRERFIVPPGALGRLDELGEWLSAAQQAVPVRPIEQPRVVLFAGDHGVAALDVSGRAAGSAHELVRATLEGATPLAVLARRFSVPVRIVDAGLDCDPELLPEQVVRTRVRRGSGRIDIEDALTAEEAEQAVRLGMAIADEEADSGTDLVVLGDLSVGGTTAAATLIAALCGTDASVVTGRGGAGIDDLAWMRKCAAVRDALRRARPVLGDQLELLATVGGADLAAMTGFLLQAAVRRLPVILDGVVSAACALVGQRAAFRAPDWWLAGQLSGEPAQAKALDRMALNPLLDHGVITGEGSGALLALPFVQAAAALAAELPERAPAADEDDEKEDEKDGEETAGGEGANGNEPSGD comes from the coding sequence GTGAATCTGGACGACTTCTCCGACCTGATCGAACGCCCCGACGGGGGTGTACGGCGAGATGCCGAGGAGCGCCGGGAGCGCTTCATCGTGCCCCCGGGCGCACTCGGCCGCCTCGACGAGCTGGGCGAGTGGCTCTCGGCCGCCCAACAGGCCGTGCCGGTCAGGCCGATCGAGCAGCCACGGGTGGTGCTGTTCGCCGGTGACCACGGGGTGGCGGCGCTGGATGTCTCCGGACGTGCGGCCGGCAGCGCGCACGAACTGGTGCGGGCCACGCTGGAGGGTGCGACGCCGCTCGCCGTGCTGGCCCGCCGGTTCTCCGTACCGGTGCGGATCGTCGACGCCGGTCTGGACTGCGACCCGGAGCTGCTGCCGGAGCAGGTGGTTCGGACCCGGGTACGGCGGGGCAGCGGCCGGATCGACATCGAGGACGCGCTGACGGCCGAGGAGGCCGAGCAGGCGGTGCGCCTCGGTATGGCGATCGCCGACGAGGAGGCCGACTCGGGCACGGACCTGGTGGTGCTCGGCGATCTGAGCGTCGGCGGCACGACGGCCGCGGCCACCCTGATCGCGGCGCTGTGCGGCACCGACGCCTCGGTGGTCACCGGGCGCGGCGGCGCGGGCATCGACGACCTGGCCTGGATGCGCAAGTGCGCGGCGGTCCGGGACGCGCTGCGCCGGGCCCGGCCGGTCCTGGGCGACCAGCTGGAGCTGCTGGCCACGGTGGGCGGCGCCGATCTGGCGGCGATGACCGGCTTCCTGCTGCAGGCCGCGGTGCGCCGGCTCCCGGTGATCCTGGACGGGGTGGTCTCCGCCGCCTGCGCACTGGTCGGCCAGCGGGCGGCGTTCCGGGCGCCGGACTGGTGGCTGGCGGGTCAGCTGAGCGGTGAACCGGCGCAGGCGAAGGCGCTGGACCGGATGGCGCTCAACCCGCTGCTCGACCACGGCGTCATCACCGGCGAAGGAAGCGGGGCATTGCTCGCACTTCCGTTCGTACAGGCCGCGGCCGCGCTGGCGGCGGAACTGCCCGAGCGCGCACCGGCCGCCGACGAGGACGACGAGAAGGAAGACGAGAAGGACGGCGAGGAGACGGCCGGCGGCGAAGGGGCCAACGGAAACGAACCGTCCGGGGACTGA
- a CDS encoding class I SAM-dependent methyltransferase yields the protein MARVRPMLDGVPETLLWTLYNRAYEAGRRYPVLDDPMALQLLAGLDYPFEERFGLPNAFSSQAQGLRSRCFDLAVQAYLADRPEATVVALGDGLETGFWRVDNGRLNWLSVELPEVASLRRTLLPPSDRLRTLSGSATALSWLEGIEDPAGRGVVVTAQGLLMYLRPAEVRRIIAACAERLPGGVFVLDSMSRWIAKGTVAGTSKVGGMTVPPMRWAMDPGERQKLRGAHPAITEVRALRLPRGRGAMGELIRVQNLLPGVRTLTPAMTQLRFGG from the coding sequence ATGGCGCGTGTGCGGCCGATGCTGGACGGGGTACCGGAGACCCTGTTGTGGACGTTGTACAACCGGGCGTACGAGGCCGGCCGGCGCTATCCGGTGCTCGACGACCCGATGGCGCTCCAGCTGCTGGCGGGGCTGGACTACCCGTTCGAGGAGCGGTTCGGTCTGCCCAACGCGTTCAGCTCTCAGGCGCAGGGACTGCGCTCGCGCTGCTTCGACCTGGCTGTGCAGGCGTACCTCGCCGACCGTCCGGAGGCCACCGTGGTGGCGCTCGGCGACGGCCTGGAGACCGGGTTCTGGCGGGTCGACAACGGCCGGCTGAACTGGCTGAGCGTGGAGCTGCCCGAGGTGGCCTCGCTGCGCCGGACGCTGCTGCCCCCGTCGGACCGGCTGCGGACGCTGTCCGGATCGGCGACCGCTCTCTCCTGGCTGGAGGGGATCGAGGACCCGGCGGGACGGGGTGTCGTCGTCACCGCGCAGGGGCTGCTGATGTATCTGCGGCCCGCCGAGGTGCGGAGGATCATCGCGGCCTGTGCCGAGCGGCTGCCGGGCGGGGTGTTCGTCCTGGACTCGATGTCCCGGTGGATCGCGAAGGGCACGGTGGCGGGCACCTCGAAGGTCGGCGGCATGACGGTCCCGCCGATGCGCTGGGCGATGGACCCGGGCGAGCGGCAGAAGCTGCGCGGCGCGCATCCGGCGATCACTGAGGTGCGTGCGCTGCGCCTGCCGCGCGGGCGCGGTGCGATGGGTGAGCTGATCCGCGTCCAGAATCTGCTTCCCGGGGTGCGGACCCTGACCCCCGCCATGACCCAACTGCGGTTCGGCGGCTGA